One stretch of Poecilia reticulata strain Guanapo linkage group LG21, Guppy_female_1.0+MT, whole genome shotgun sequence DNA includes these proteins:
- the LOC103457168 gene encoding claudin-20-like produces the protein MLSAAVQILAFALALLGVLGATVATLLPNWKVSVNAWSSIMTPISQMQGLWADCVWYSSGVFSCTMKDSVLSLPPSLQMMRAGMVLCCMVAAFGLCLGSLGLKCTRWGGSQRAKGHTAMAAGGCFVLASLLCLVPAALFTNEVITAFLTTDLPDSSKYQPGGALCVTFIAAGFLLAGGVIFCLSCPGSGSAGPDSVSNSDSIRLERRQELKVEPKQKKKKSVRLQTDEVKQEKTVLDRQKVPQKDLKDNYSLQEYV, from the coding sequence ATGCTGTCCGCCGCCGTTCAGATCCTGGCGTTCGCCCTGGCGCTGCTGGGCGTTCTGGGCGCCACCGTGGCGACGCTGCTGCCCAACTGGAAGGTGAGCGTGAACGCGTGGAGCAGCATCATGACCCCCATCTCTCAGATGCAGGGTCTGTGGGCGGACTGCGTGTGGTACAGCTCCGGCGTCTTCAGCTGCACCATGAAGGACTCGGTGCTGTCGCTGCCGCCGTCGCTGCAGATGATGCGGGCCGGCATGGTTCTGTGCTGCATGGTGGCGGCGTTCGGGCTCTGCCTCGGCTCTCTGGGGCTCAAATGCACCCGGTGGGGCGGCAGCCAGCGGGCGAAGGGCCACACGGCGATGGCGGCGGGCGGCTGCTTCGTCCTGGCCAGCCTGCTCTGCCTGGTTCCGGCGGCGCTCTTCACCAACGAGGTCATCACCGCCTTCCTGACCACCGACCTGCCGGACAGCAGCAAGTACCAGCCCGGCGGCGCGCTCTGCGTCACCTTCATCGCCGCCGGGTTCCTGCTGGCCGGGGGAGTCATCTTCTGTCTGTCCTGTCCGGGAAGCGGGTCCGCCGGACCGGACAGCGTCTCCAACTCCGACTCAATCAGGCTGGAAAGGAGGCAGGAGCTGAAAGTGGAAcccaaacagaagaagaagaaaagcgtGCGGCTGCAGACGGATGAGGTGAAGCAGGAGAAAACGGTTCTGGACCGGCAGAAAGTCCCACAGAAAGACCTGAAGGACAACTACAGCCTGCAGGAGTACGTCTGA